In Primulina eburnea isolate SZY01 chromosome 3, ASM2296580v1, whole genome shotgun sequence, one DNA window encodes the following:
- the LOC140825940 gene encoding uncharacterized protein isoform X1: MSAIVCGKRSNFFEESPSSPPVAKRIRCSSSPSRNFSPPRSAAFNCVVSDTYSPIDRLFTLFPDMEKQFLEKVLEESGDNLDSAIKRLNDLHLSTATIASNVTQSINAQFSFQGTVANNVETAPRKELPAGSNLSADGTEWVELLVREVTGASNVEDAKERVSRALESLEKSICANATAEAAQSFQKENIILKQQLEAFIQENTILKRAVSIQHERQKEFEEMGRELHQLKQLVSQYQEQLRTLEVNNYALAMHLKQAQQSNSISGRFHPDVF, encoded by the exons ATGTCTGCCATAGTGTGCGGGAAGAGATCGAATTTCTTCGAGGAATCGCCGTCGTCGCCGCCAGTCGCCAAGAGAATCCGCTGTTCTTCATCTCCTTCCCGGAATTTCTCTCCGCCGAGGTCTGCCGCTTTCAACTGCGTGGTCTCTGATACATATTCACCGATCGATCGTCTTTTTACTCTCTTTCCTGATATGGAAAAGCAG TTTCTGGAGAAAGTCCTTGAAGAATCCGGTGACAACCTGGATTCTGCTATCAAAAGATTAAATGATCTTCATTTGAGTACGGCAACGATCGCATCTAATGTTACCCAGAGCATTAACGCTCAATTTTCGTTTCAAG GTACAGTGGCAAATAATGTGGAGACTGCTCCAAGGAAGGAACTGCCTGCTGGAAGCAATCTCTCTGCGGATGGTACAGAGTGGGTCGAGCTCTTGGTTAGAGAGGTCACAGGAGCTTCAAATGTAGAAGATGCTAAAGAACGCGTGTCGCGAGCCCTTGAGTCCTTGGAGAAGTCTATTTGTGCAAATGCAACTGCAGAAGCTGCCCAGAGCTTTCAGAAG GAGAACATTATTCTAAAGCAACAGCTGGAAGCGTTCATACAGGAAAATACTATTTTGAAGCGAGCAGTGTCAATCCAACATGAGCGCCAAAAAGAGTTTGAGGAAATGGGCCGGGAGTTGCATCAGCTGAAACAGCTAGTGTCGCAGTACCAGGAGCAGCTGAGGACGCTTGAG GTGAACAACTATGCCCTTGCAATGCACCTCAAACAAGCTCAACAAAGCAACTCGATATCTGGACGGTTCCACCCGGATGTGTTTTAG
- the LOC140825940 gene encoding uncharacterized protein isoform X2 — MSAIVCGKRSNFFEESPSSPPVAKRIRCSSSPSRNFSPPRSAAFNCVVSDTYSPIDRLFTLFPDMEKQFLEKVLEESGDNLDSAIKRLNDLHLSTATIASNVTQSINAQFSFQVANNVETAPRKELPAGSNLSADGTEWVELLVREVTGASNVEDAKERVSRALESLEKSICANATAEAAQSFQKENIILKQQLEAFIQENTILKRAVSIQHERQKEFEEMGRELHQLKQLVSQYQEQLRTLEVNNYALAMHLKQAQQSNSISGRFHPDVF; from the exons ATGTCTGCCATAGTGTGCGGGAAGAGATCGAATTTCTTCGAGGAATCGCCGTCGTCGCCGCCAGTCGCCAAGAGAATCCGCTGTTCTTCATCTCCTTCCCGGAATTTCTCTCCGCCGAGGTCTGCCGCTTTCAACTGCGTGGTCTCTGATACATATTCACCGATCGATCGTCTTTTTACTCTCTTTCCTGATATGGAAAAGCAG TTTCTGGAGAAAGTCCTTGAAGAATCCGGTGACAACCTGGATTCTGCTATCAAAAGATTAAATGATCTTCATTTGAGTACGGCAACGATCGCATCTAATGTTACCCAGAGCATTAACGCTCAATTTTCGTTTCAAG TGGCAAATAATGTGGAGACTGCTCCAAGGAAGGAACTGCCTGCTGGAAGCAATCTCTCTGCGGATGGTACAGAGTGGGTCGAGCTCTTGGTTAGAGAGGTCACAGGAGCTTCAAATGTAGAAGATGCTAAAGAACGCGTGTCGCGAGCCCTTGAGTCCTTGGAGAAGTCTATTTGTGCAAATGCAACTGCAGAAGCTGCCCAGAGCTTTCAGAAG GAGAACATTATTCTAAAGCAACAGCTGGAAGCGTTCATACAGGAAAATACTATTTTGAAGCGAGCAGTGTCAATCCAACATGAGCGCCAAAAAGAGTTTGAGGAAATGGGCCGGGAGTTGCATCAGCTGAAACAGCTAGTGTCGCAGTACCAGGAGCAGCTGAGGACGCTTGAG GTGAACAACTATGCCCTTGCAATGCACCTCAAACAAGCTCAACAAAGCAACTCGATATCTGGACGGTTCCACCCGGATGTGTTTTAG
- the LOC140825940 gene encoding uncharacterized protein isoform X3: MSAIVCGKRSNFFEESPSSPPVAKRIRCSSSPSRNFSPPRSAAFNCVVSDTYSPIDRLFTLFPDMEKQFLEKVLEESGDNLDSAIKRLNDLHLSTATIASNVTQSINAQFSFQGTVANNVETAPRKELPAGSNLSADGTEWVELLVREVTGASNVEDAKERVSRALESLEKSICANATAEAAQSFQKENTILKRAVSIQHERQKEFEEMGRELHQLKQLVSQYQEQLRTLEVNNYALAMHLKQAQQSNSISGRFHPDVF; the protein is encoded by the exons ATGTCTGCCATAGTGTGCGGGAAGAGATCGAATTTCTTCGAGGAATCGCCGTCGTCGCCGCCAGTCGCCAAGAGAATCCGCTGTTCTTCATCTCCTTCCCGGAATTTCTCTCCGCCGAGGTCTGCCGCTTTCAACTGCGTGGTCTCTGATACATATTCACCGATCGATCGTCTTTTTACTCTCTTTCCTGATATGGAAAAGCAG TTTCTGGAGAAAGTCCTTGAAGAATCCGGTGACAACCTGGATTCTGCTATCAAAAGATTAAATGATCTTCATTTGAGTACGGCAACGATCGCATCTAATGTTACCCAGAGCATTAACGCTCAATTTTCGTTTCAAG GTACAGTGGCAAATAATGTGGAGACTGCTCCAAGGAAGGAACTGCCTGCTGGAAGCAATCTCTCTGCGGATGGTACAGAGTGGGTCGAGCTCTTGGTTAGAGAGGTCACAGGAGCTTCAAATGTAGAAGATGCTAAAGAACGCGTGTCGCGAGCCCTTGAGTCCTTGGAGAAGTCTATTTGTGCAAATGCAACTGCAGAAGCTGCCCAGAGCTTTCAGAAG GAAAATACTATTTTGAAGCGAGCAGTGTCAATCCAACATGAGCGCCAAAAAGAGTTTGAGGAAATGGGCCGGGAGTTGCATCAGCTGAAACAGCTAGTGTCGCAGTACCAGGAGCAGCTGAGGACGCTTGAG GTGAACAACTATGCCCTTGCAATGCACCTCAAACAAGCTCAACAAAGCAACTCGATATCTGGACGGTTCCACCCGGATGTGTTTTAG